In the Deinococcus arcticus genome, one interval contains:
- a CDS encoding DUF4388 domain-containing protein: MTKSTTSLETFDFLELLYLLTEQRRSGVLHVERADGQFQAWLAGGRVRHLQFGDDLGVPALVRLLQAPQGRFHFDEGLTHPQPRMDALLDEVALEALEALPVQDLPFDGPARITSPERVSRMRWGLKELDILQQIEAQQPISDLARDPDAKRLLLKLLRIGLLAPRKSRVARLTVTVTRQVRDVALVDELIFRRWKEDIVRHPQSVAIRTDGGQVYTLPIRTASNLTTQLMVPPELLMRTGLRAGDSVLVKPV, from the coding sequence ATGACAAAATCCACCACCAGCCTCGAAACCTTCGATTTTCTGGAACTGCTCTATCTGCTCACCGAGCAGCGGCGCAGCGGGGTGCTGCATGTGGAGCGCGCCGACGGACAGTTTCAGGCGTGGCTGGCGGGCGGGCGGGTGCGGCACCTGCAATTTGGCGACGACCTGGGGGTGCCGGCGCTGGTGCGGCTGTTGCAGGCCCCCCAGGGCCGTTTTCACTTTGATGAAGGGCTGACCCACCCGCAGCCGCGCATGGACGCCCTGCTGGACGAGGTGGCCCTGGAGGCGCTGGAAGCCCTGCCAGTGCAGGACTTGCCGTTTGACGGCCCGGCGCGCATCACCTCGCCGGAGCGGGTGTCGCGCATGCGCTGGGGTCTGAAGGAACTGGACATCCTGCAGCAGATTGAGGCGCAGCAGCCGATCTCGGACCTCGCGCGGGACCCGGATGCCAAGCGGCTGCTGCTGAAACTGCTGCGCATTGGCCTGCTGGCGCCGCGCAAATCGCGGGTGGCCCGCCTGACCGTCACCGTGACCCGGCAGGTGCGCGACGTGGCCCTGGTGGATGAACTGATTTTCCGCCGCTGGAAAGAGGACATCGTGCGCCACCCGCAGAGTGTGGCCATCCGCACCGACGGGGGGCAGGTGTACACCCTGCCCATTCGCACGGCGTCCAACCTCACCACCCAGCTGATGGTGCCCCCCGAGCTGCTGATGCGCACAGGGCTGCGGGCCGGGGACAGCGTGCTGGTCAAGCCGGTGTAG
- a CDS encoding S8 family peptidase has translation MPTLLPRSVSRTLLPLSLALLLAACGGGPAPAPEPAPAPPPPPAPVCAQGESALVQAPQVPAQPQREPVEAAVAAPVWSAPHVPGRVLIVNAARLQAQDILRGVQTRTLGAGVTLAQTPAGEADAAFAARLQAQGLQVQPDYLYGPLANPNDPGVPGNGGVALVAGGVAYTQTYLNRIQAPAAWTFLQACGKTPVAAKTAILDARVDNHPDLVARIAERASFLTPEAGGSDIQTGHGTASAGLVGATTNNGAGLAGVTWSGPLMALEVLGTQGGSTSSLAQALNAAVDGGAKVINLSLGRPLEANEPAGSGDQVLGAALTNAAKSAVVVAAAGNTAGDGVYFPASHPDVVAVGALGTSEAALACYSARPSTARPRGLNLVAPGGAGNCAGATNAGQMLILAAGGGYTLSAGTSFAAPLVSGAAALMRAANPALTAAETRQRLVDSANTSVAGLPRLDVNAAVRAATR, from the coding sequence ATGCCCACGCTGCTGCCCCGCTCTGTGTCCCGCACGCTGCTGCCGCTGTCGCTGGCCCTGCTGCTGGCTGCCTGTGGCGGCGGCCCGGCCCCAGCCCCCGAGCCGGCCCCAGCGCCTCCACCCCCCCCAGCGCCCGTGTGTGCGCAGGGCGAGAGCGCGCTGGTCCAGGCGCCGCAGGTGCCGGCGCAGCCTCAACGAGAACCTGTCGAAGCTGCCGTGGCCGCGCCTGTGTGGTCGGCGCCGCATGTGCCGGGCCGGGTGCTGATCGTGAACGCTGCCCGCCTGCAGGCCCAGGACATTCTGCGCGGGGTGCAGACGCGCACGCTGGGCGCCGGGGTGACCCTGGCCCAGACCCCCGCTGGCGAGGCCGACGCTGCCTTTGCCGCTCGCCTGCAGGCCCAGGGGCTACAGGTGCAGCCGGATTACCTGTACGGGCCGCTGGCCAATCCCAATGATCCGGGCGTGCCCGGGAACGGCGGCGTGGCGCTGGTGGCCGGCGGCGTGGCCTACACCCAGACCTACCTGAACCGCATTCAGGCGCCGGCGGCGTGGACCTTCCTGCAGGCCTGCGGCAAGACCCCGGTGGCCGCCAAGACGGCCATTCTGGATGCCAGGGTGGACAACCACCCGGATCTGGTCGCCCGCATTGCCGAGCGCGCTTCCTTCCTCACGCCGGAAGCGGGCGGCTCGGACATTCAGACGGGGCACGGGACCGCCTCGGCGGGGCTGGTGGGGGCCACCACGAACAACGGCGCGGGGCTGGCTGGCGTGACCTGGAGCGGGCCCCTGATGGCCCTGGAGGTGCTGGGCACCCAGGGCGGCAGCACCAGCTCGCTGGCCCAGGCCCTGAACGCGGCTGTGGACGGCGGCGCCAAGGTGATCAACCTGAGCCTGGGCCGACCCCTGGAGGCGAACGAACCGGCAGGGTCGGGCGATCAGGTGCTCGGCGCGGCCCTGACCAACGCCGCGAAGTCGGCCGTGGTTGTGGCGGCGGCGGGCAACACGGCGGGCGACGGCGTGTATTTCCCGGCCAGTCACCCCGACGTGGTGGCGGTGGGGGCGCTGGGCACCAGCGAGGCGGCCCTGGCCTGCTACAGCGCCCGGCCCAGCACGGCACGGCCCCGGGGCCTGAACCTCGTGGCACCCGGGGGCGCCGGCAACTGCGCGGGCGCCACCAACGCGGGCCAGATGCTGATTCTGGCGGCGGGCGGGGGTTACACCCTGAGCGCCGGCACCAGCTTCGCCGCGCCCCTGGTCAGTGGCGCCGCCGCCCTGATGCGCGCGGCCAACCCGGCCCTCACGGCGGCCGAAACCAGGCAGCGCCTAGTGGACAGTGCCAATACCAGTGTGGCGGGCCTGCCCCGGCTGGACGTGAACGCGGCGGTGCGGGCGGCCACCCGCTGA
- a CDS encoding HNH endonuclease, producing the protein MGRKEREQASWAEDTRTEPQDVCVLCGREGEMTDHHLIPKSQGRRQGVKLGQIPTVKMCAACQGFLSKTFSNAELANELNTVEAILARDEVQKFVRWVQKQPLTRGVRVH; encoded by the coding sequence ATGGGTCGGAAAGAACGGGAGCAGGCCAGCTGGGCCGAGGACACGCGGACAGAGCCGCAGGACGTGTGCGTGCTGTGTGGCCGCGAGGGCGAGATGACCGACCATCACCTCATTCCCAAGTCGCAGGGGCGGCGCCAGGGCGTGAAGCTGGGGCAAATTCCCACCGTGAAGATGTGCGCCGCCTGCCAGGGCTTTTTGTCCAAGACCTTCAGCAACGCGGAACTGGCCAACGAGCTGAACACCGTCGAAGCCATTCTGGCGCGTGATGAAGTGCAGAAGTTCGTGCGCTGGGTGCAAAAGCAGCCGCTCACCCGGGGCGTGCGGGTGCACTAA
- a CDS encoding Uma2 family endonuclease: protein MTEPAFRTMTEEEYLRWDGPREGKWEFVDGFVYAQAGASRPHNQIASNIQRVLLPATADGRCWSYTSDQKVCVYRDGCSRYYLPDLVVVCDSNLAGDVETTPCLIVEILSASTRAVDESFKASDYRRLDSLQGYLLVDSEARSVEFHRRVGTGTEWQLEVVDTSVDLPCLSVSLSVDDIYRHVGL from the coding sequence ATGACGGAGCCCGCCTTCCGCACCATGACCGAGGAGGAATACCTGCGCTGGGACGGGCCCCGCGAGGGCAAATGGGAGTTCGTGGACGGCTTCGTGTACGCCCAGGCCGGGGCCAGCCGTCCCCACAACCAGATTGCCAGCAACATTCAGCGCGTCCTGCTGCCCGCCACCGCCGATGGCCGCTGCTGGTCGTATACCAGCGATCAGAAGGTGTGCGTCTACCGTGACGGCTGCTCCCGGTATTACCTGCCCGACCTTGTGGTGGTGTGCGACTCCAACCTGGCAGGCGATGTCGAGACCACGCCCTGCCTGATCGTGGAGATCCTGAGCGCCAGCACCCGCGCCGTGGACGAGTCATTCAAGGCCAGCGATTATCGGCGCCTGGACAGTTTGCAGGGGTACCTCCTGGTGGACAGCGAAGCGCGCAGCGTGGAGTTTCACCGCCGGGTCGGGACCGGGACGGAATGGCAGTTGGAGGTCGTTGACACCAGCGTTGACCTGCCTTGCCTGAGCGTGTCGCTGAGCGTGGATGATATTTACCGGCACGTTGGGCTTTGA
- a CDS encoding Uma2 family endonuclease produces MTDAAFKLVSVEDYLRAERDSPTRHEYIDGFVYAQAGASRAHNIITSNLHVALHGPARRAGCQVFQSDMKVRVTPTRYHYPDLVVSCGPPGEDEYTETAPCLIVEVLSESTRAADQNYKAERYRELPSLQAYLMVDSARRAAALYRRTPEGWVFEVVAERIQLPCPPVELMLELIYEGVTF; encoded by the coding sequence ATGACCGATGCCGCCTTCAAGCTCGTGTCTGTGGAGGACTATCTGCGCGCCGAGCGGGACAGTCCCACACGGCATGAGTACATTGACGGCTTCGTGTATGCACAGGCGGGGGCCAGCCGGGCGCACAACATCATCACCAGTAACCTTCACGTGGCGCTGCACGGCCCCGCGCGCCGGGCGGGGTGCCAGGTCTTTCAGAGCGACATGAAGGTGCGCGTCACCCCCACCCGCTACCACTACCCTGATCTGGTCGTGAGCTGCGGCCCCCCAGGCGAGGACGAGTACACCGAAACCGCCCCCTGTCTGATTGTGGAGGTCCTCAGCGAGAGCACCCGCGCGGCGGATCAGAATTACAAGGCAGAGCGCTACCGCGAGTTGCCTTCCTTGCAGGCCTACCTGATGGTGGACAGCGCCCGCCGGGCCGCTGCCCTCTACCGCCGCACCCCGGAAGGCTGGGTTTTTGAGGTTGTGGCGGAGCGTATACAGTTGCCGTGTCCCCCTGTCGAACTCATGTTGGAACTCATTTATGAAGGCGTCACGTTTTGA
- the acnA gene encoding aconitate hydratase AcnA — translation MAMNLFGTRDVLTTQGGRPLYYYNLNKLQAQGFEISQLPVSIKVLLESVLREANDYDVRREDVATVAGWKPVNEEVEIPFKPARVILQDFTGVPAVVDLAAMRSAMVALGGDPSKINPLIPVDLVIDHSVQVDEFGTDFALANNMALEFERNRERYEFLRWGQQAFDNFGVVPPASGIVHQVNLEYLAKGVQSRPEDDGVVVYPDSLVGTDSHTTMINGLGIVGWGVGGIEAEAVMLGQPIYMLMPEVIGFKITGAMPEGATATDLALRVTEMLRAKGVVGKFVEFYGAGLSNMTLPDRATIANMAPEYGATMGFFPVDDEALRYLRRTGRLETEIELVEQYYKAQGMFRTDETPDPIFTDHIELDLGTIVPSLAGPKRPQDRVNLTDMHTVFNEALTAPVKARGFELHGSKLAAQGTITGTDIQIGHGAVTLASITSCTNTSNPSVLIAAGLVAKKAVELGLKSKPWVKTSLAPGSRVVTEYLQAAGLQRYLDQIGFNTVGYGCMTCIGNSGPLPEPVVDAITEGDLVVASVLSGNRNFEGRVNPHIKANYLASPPLVVAYALAGTVVNDIVNDAIGTGHDGRPVYLKDIWPTAAEIQTVMDSAINADMFKKVYDGIEKSNKDWNAIPVSEGALYNWNADSTYIQNPPFFDNLAGGPSEIVSIEGARVLVKVGDSVTTDHISPAGSFKADTPAGKFLTERGIAPKDFNSYGSRRGNDRIMTRGTFANIRLKNQLAPGTEGGFTTDFTTGNVTSIYDASVNYKASHIPLLVFAGKDYGMGSSRDWAAKGTFLLGVKAVIAESFERIHRSNLVGMGVLPLQFKNGETAESLGIQGDEVFDVLLPGDLKPRQDVSLRVTKDGQSRIVTVQCRIDTPVEIDYYKNGGILQTVLRSILERSKNEVKA, via the coding sequence ATGGCGATGAACCTGTTTGGAACGCGCGACGTTCTTACCACGCAAGGCGGCCGGCCGCTGTACTACTACAACCTGAACAAGTTGCAGGCCCAGGGCTTTGAGATCAGCCAGCTGCCGGTCAGCATCAAGGTGCTGCTGGAGAGCGTGCTGCGCGAGGCCAACGACTACGACGTGCGCCGCGAGGACGTGGCCACGGTGGCCGGCTGGAAGCCCGTGAACGAGGAAGTCGAGATTCCCTTCAAGCCCGCCCGCGTGATTCTGCAGGACTTTACCGGTGTGCCTGCCGTGGTGGACCTCGCCGCCATGCGCAGCGCGATGGTGGCGCTGGGCGGCGACCCCAGCAAGATCAACCCCCTGATCCCTGTGGACCTGGTCATTGACCACTCGGTGCAGGTGGACGAGTTCGGCACCGACTTCGCGCTGGCCAACAACATGGCCCTGGAATTCGAGCGCAACCGCGAGCGCTACGAGTTTCTGCGGTGGGGCCAGCAGGCCTTCGACAACTTCGGCGTGGTTCCCCCGGCCAGCGGCATCGTGCACCAGGTGAACCTGGAGTACCTGGCCAAGGGCGTGCAGAGCCGCCCCGAGGACGACGGCGTGGTCGTGTACCCCGACAGCCTCGTGGGCACCGATTCGCACACCACCATGATCAACGGCCTGGGGATCGTGGGCTGGGGCGTGGGCGGCATTGAGGCCGAGGCTGTGATGCTGGGCCAGCCCATCTACATGCTGATGCCCGAGGTGATCGGCTTCAAGATCACCGGCGCCATGCCCGAGGGGGCCACCGCCACCGACCTCGCGCTGCGCGTGACCGAGATGCTGCGCGCCAAGGGCGTGGTGGGCAAGTTCGTGGAGTTCTACGGCGCGGGCCTGAGCAACATGACCCTGCCCGACCGCGCGACCATTGCCAACATGGCCCCGGAATACGGCGCCACCATGGGTTTTTTCCCCGTGGACGACGAGGCGCTGCGCTACCTGCGCCGCACCGGCCGCCTGGAAACGGAAATCGAGCTGGTGGAGCAGTACTACAAGGCCCAGGGCATGTTCCGCACCGACGAGACGCCCGATCCCATCTTCACCGACCACATTGAGCTGGACCTGGGAACCATCGTGCCCAGCCTTGCCGGCCCCAAGCGCCCGCAGGACCGCGTGAACCTGACGGACATGCACACGGTCTTCAATGAGGCCCTGACGGCCCCCGTCAAGGCGCGCGGCTTCGAGTTGCACGGGAGCAAGCTGGCCGCCCAGGGCACCATCACCGGCACCGACATCCAGATCGGGCACGGCGCCGTGACCCTGGCCTCCATCACGTCCTGCACGAACACCTCCAACCCCAGTGTGCTGATCGCCGCCGGTCTGGTGGCCAAGAAGGCCGTGGAACTGGGCCTGAAGAGCAAGCCCTGGGTCAAGACCAGCCTCGCGCCCGGTAGCCGCGTGGTGACCGAGTACCTGCAGGCCGCCGGGCTGCAGCGGTATCTGGACCAGATTGGCTTTAACACCGTGGGCTACGGCTGCATGACCTGCATCGGCAACTCCGGCCCCCTGCCCGAGCCGGTGGTGGACGCGATTACTGAGGGTGATCTGGTGGTGGCCAGCGTGCTCTCCGGCAACCGCAACTTTGAAGGCCGCGTGAACCCGCACATCAAGGCGAACTACCTCGCCAGCCCCCCCCTGGTGGTGGCCTACGCCCTGGCTGGCACCGTTGTGAACGACATTGTGAATGACGCCATTGGCACCGGCCACGACGGCCGCCCCGTGTACCTGAAAGACATCTGGCCCACCGCCGCTGAAATTCAGACGGTGATGGACAGCGCCATCAACGCCGACATGTTCAAGAAGGTCTACGACGGCATTGAAAAGAGCAACAAGGACTGGAACGCCATTCCGGTGTCTGAGGGCGCGCTGTACAACTGGAACGCCGACAGCACCTACATCCAGAACCCGCCCTTCTTCGACAATCTGGCCGGCGGCCCCAGCGAGATCGTGAGCATTGAGGGCGCGCGCGTGCTGGTGAAGGTGGGCGACTCCGTGACCACCGACCACATCAGCCCCGCCGGGTCCTTCAAGGCCGACACCCCCGCCGGCAAGTTCCTGACCGAGCGCGGCATTGCGCCCAAGGACTTCAACTCGTACGGCAGCCGCCGGGGCAACGACCGCATCATGACGCGCGGGACGTTTGCCAACATCCGCCTGAAGAACCAGCTGGCCCCCGGCACCGAGGGCGGCTTCACCACCGACTTCACCACCGGCAACGTCACGAGCATCTACGACGCCTCGGTGAACTACAAGGCCAGCCATATTCCGCTGCTGGTGTTTGCGGGCAAGGACTACGGCATGGGTTCCAGCCGCGACTGGGCCGCCAAGGGCACCTTCCTGCTGGGTGTGAAGGCTGTGATTGCCGAGAGCTTTGAGCGCATTCACCGCTCCAACCTGGTGGGCATGGGCGTGCTGCCGCTGCAGTTCAAGAACGGCGAGACGGCCGAGAGCCTGGGGATTCAGGGCGACGAGGTGTTCGACGTGCTGCTGCCCGGCGACCTGAAGCCCCGCCAGGACGTGAGCCTGCGCGTTACCAAGGACGGCCAGAGCCGCATTGTGACCGTGCAGTGCCGCATTGATACGCCTGTGGAAATCGACTACTACAAGAACGGCGGCATTCTGCAGACCGTGCTGCGCAGCATCCTGGAACGCAGCAAGAACGAAGTGAAGGCGTAA
- a CDS encoding helix-turn-helix transcriptional regulator: MPAPVPAPWTFLTNHTHVLLCLHRFPGDTLREVAARVGITERAVQRIVRDLEAAGVVARERQGRRNTYRIQHAAALRHPLEAHHTVGELLASLG, from the coding sequence ATGCCCGCGCCTGTCCCTGCCCCCTGGACCTTCCTGACCAACCACACCCATGTGCTGCTGTGTCTGCACCGCTTCCCCGGCGACACGCTGCGCGAGGTGGCGGCGCGCGTGGGCATCACGGAGCGCGCCGTGCAGCGCATCGTGCGCGACCTGGAAGCGGCCGGGGTGGTGGCCCGCGAACGCCAGGGCCGGCGCAACACCTACCGCATTCAGCACGCGGCGGCGCTGCGCCACCCGCTGGAGGCGCACCACACGGTGGGCGAACTGCTGGCGTCTCTGGGGTAG
- a CDS encoding NADP-dependent isocitrate dehydrogenase, producing MMQATLDSNLSALTDPGALVPVAVAHGDGIGPEIMDATLRVLLAAGARIQPLPIRVGEAVYKEGHTSGFTPDTWDTLRAAGVLLKAPITTPQGGGYKSLNVTLRKTLGLYANVRPCRSYAPFVPTLHPQTDVVIIRENEEDLYAGIEHRQTREVVQCLKLVTRQGCERIVRYAFEYARAHGRKKVTALSKDNIMKLTDGLFHEVYREIGAEYPDIAQEHQIIDIGTARLATRPERYDVIVTLNLYGDIISDVAAEITGSVGLAGSANIGPSFALFEAIHGSAPDIAGQNLANPGGLLQAAVMMLGHLGQHEVAEKVQNAWLRTLEDGVHTPDIAGEHTTQKVGTREFADAVIARLGQTPAQLPAARRSPGQLVLPPAPPAPRDVTKTLVGTDVFFEWAEADRDPQALAETLQAHTGGALRLNMITNRGVKVWPGGQQETRRADHWRCRFLAPEGQSVSHEDVVALLSGLLGSGLDFIKTEHLYTFDGVPGFSMGQGQ from the coding sequence ATGATGCAGGCCACGCTTGATTCCAACCTCTCCGCTCTCACTGACCCCGGCGCCCTGGTGCCTGTGGCTGTTGCCCACGGCGACGGCATTGGCCCGGAAATCATGGACGCCACCCTGCGTGTGCTGTTGGCAGCGGGCGCCCGCATTCAGCCCCTGCCCATCCGCGTGGGCGAGGCGGTGTACAAAGAAGGCCACACCAGCGGCTTTACCCCCGACACCTGGGACACCCTGCGCGCGGCGGGCGTGCTGCTCAAAGCCCCCATCACCACCCCCCAGGGCGGCGGCTACAAGAGCCTGAACGTGACCCTGCGCAAGACGCTGGGCCTGTATGCCAACGTGCGCCCGTGCCGCTCGTATGCGCCCTTCGTGCCCACCCTGCACCCACAGACCGACGTGGTGATCATCCGCGAGAACGAGGAAGACCTGTACGCGGGCATCGAGCACCGCCAGACGCGCGAGGTGGTGCAGTGCCTGAAGCTGGTCACCCGCCAGGGCTGCGAGCGGATCGTGCGCTACGCCTTTGAATATGCCCGCGCCCACGGCCGCAAGAAGGTCACGGCCCTGAGCAAGGACAACATCATGAAGCTGACCGACGGCCTGTTTCACGAGGTCTACCGTGAAATTGGCGCCGAGTACCCGGACATTGCCCAGGAGCACCAGATCATTGACATCGGCACCGCGCGCCTCGCCACACGCCCCGAGCGCTACGACGTGATCGTGACGCTGAACCTCTACGGCGACATCATCAGCGATGTGGCGGCCGAGATCACGGGGTCGGTGGGGCTGGCTGGCAGCGCGAACATTGGCCCCAGCTTCGCGCTGTTTGAAGCCATTCACGGCAGCGCGCCGGACATTGCCGGGCAGAACCTTGCCAACCCCGGCGGGCTGCTGCAGGCGGCGGTCATGATGCTGGGCCACCTGGGCCAGCACGAGGTGGCCGAGAAGGTGCAAAACGCGTGGCTACGCACCCTGGAAGACGGCGTACACACCCCCGACATTGCCGGCGAGCACACCACGCAGAAGGTGGGCACCCGTGAGTTTGCCGACGCCGTGATTGCGCGGCTGGGCCAGACCCCGGCGCAACTGCCCGCCGCGCGGCGCAGCCCTGGCCAGCTGGTGTTGCCCCCCGCGCCCCCCGCGCCGCGCGACGTGACCAAGACCCTGGTGGGCACCGACGTGTTCTTCGAGTGGGCCGAGGCCGACCGTGATCCCCAGGCCCTGGCCGAAACCCTGCAGGCCCACACTGGCGGCGCCCTGCGCCTGAACATGATCACCAACCGGGGGGTGAAGGTGTGGCCCGGTGGCCAGCAGGAAACCCGCCGCGCCGACCACTGGCGCTGCCGCTTCCTGGCGCCCGAAGGCCAGAGCGTGAGCCACGAGGATGTGGTGGCGCTGCTCTCCGGGCTGCTGGGCAGCGGCCTGGACTTCATCAAGACTGAGCATCTCTACACCTTTGACGGCGTGCCGGGCTTCTCGATGGGCCAGGGACAGTAA
- a CDS encoding type III polyketide synthase: MPGMTFPAPLLRALVTGTPPWSAPQSQVREAARTLFPRMAARPGLLDVFTNAQIETRALARPLEWYLTPRSFSERNGAFVQEARALSVRLARQALEEAQVAPAAVDAVVLVNTSGISAPSLDAHLIEALGLGRHAARLPVWGLGCAGGAAGLARAADLVRAGFQRVLFVAVELCSLTLLAGDESKSNFVGTALFSDGGAALVLTAPDVPGPPPLAELCGASSTLIEASEDIMGWDVVDDGLKVRFSRDIPALVRGMMEQDVERALGAHGWSRSEVGTFIIHPGGVKVLAAFEDALALPGGTLDTSRAVLRRFGNMSSATVLFVLQEALKERPQGRALLTAMGPGFSAEHVLLRFPA; this comes from the coding sequence ATGCCCGGCATGACGTTTCCCGCTCCTCTGCTGCGCGCCCTGGTCACGGGCACGCCGCCCTGGTCAGCCCCGCAGAGCCAGGTGCGCGAGGCGGCCCGCACGCTGTTTCCGCGCATGGCGGCGCGGCCGGGTCTGCTGGATGTGTTTACCAACGCGCAGATTGAGACCCGGGCGCTGGCCCGGCCGCTGGAGTGGTATCTCACGCCCCGCAGCTTCAGTGAACGCAACGGCGCCTTTGTGCAGGAGGCCCGCGCGCTGAGCGTGCGGCTGGCGCGGCAGGCCCTGGAAGAAGCGCAGGTGGCCCCGGCCGCGGTGGACGCCGTGGTGCTGGTGAACACCAGTGGCATCAGTGCGCCCAGCCTGGACGCCCACCTGATTGAGGCGCTGGGCCTGGGCCGCCACGCCGCCCGGTTGCCGGTGTGGGGCCTGGGGTGTGCAGGGGGCGCGGCTGGCTTGGCCCGCGCCGCCGATCTGGTGCGGGCCGGTTTCCAGCGGGTGCTGTTCGTGGCCGTGGAACTGTGCAGCCTGACCCTGCTGGCGGGCGACGAATCCAAGAGCAACTTCGTGGGCACGGCGCTGTTTTCTGATGGCGGCGCGGCCCTGGTGCTCACAGCGCCGGACGTGCCGGGCCCGCCCCCCCTGGCCGAACTGTGCGGCGCCTCTTCCACCTTGATTGAGGCCAGCGAGGACATCATGGGCTGGGACGTGGTGGATGACGGCCTGAAGGTGCGTTTCAGCCGCGATATTCCGGCTCTGGTGCGCGGGATGATGGAGCAGGATGTGGAGCGGGCCCTGGGCGCCCACGGCTGGAGCCGCTCGGAGGTGGGCACCTTCATCATCCACCCGGGGGGCGTCAAAGTGCTCGCTGCCTTCGAGGATGCGCTGGCGCTGCCAGGAGGCACGCTGGACACCAGCCGGGCCGTCCTGCGCCGCTTCGGCAACATGAGCAGCGCCACTGTGCTGTTCGTGCTGCAGGAGGCCCTGAAGGAACGGCCCCAGGGCCGCGCGCTGCTGACCGCCATGGGTCCCGGGTTCAGTGCCGAGCACGTGTTGCTGCGCTTTCCTGCCTGA
- a CDS encoding aldo/keto reductase — protein sequence MTDTTAPAAASGTFNIGGDLTVNRLGFGAMRVTGEGVWGDPTDRRAALDTLRALPELGVNLIDTADSYGPAVSEELLREALHPFDTVVIATKAGLTRTGPNIWIPLGRPEYLKQQAYLSCRRLGVERIDLWQLHRIDASVPRDEQFGAIKELMDEGVIRHAGLSEVSVEEIEAARAVFPVATVQNLYNLVHRKSEDVLDYCEREGIGFLPWYPLAAGGLARPGSVLSEVAGRLGATPSQVALAWVLRRSPVMLPIPGTGKRKHLEENVAAARLTLSDEDFRALDEVGQQEWAKQSG from the coding sequence ATGACCGACACGACTGCACCGGCCGCTGCCAGCGGCACCTTCAACATTGGCGGCGACCTGACCGTGAACCGCCTGGGCTTTGGCGCTATGCGGGTGACCGGCGAGGGCGTGTGGGGCGATCCCACCGACCGCCGCGCGGCTCTGGACACCCTGCGCGCCCTGCCCGAACTGGGCGTGAACCTCATTGACACCGCCGATAGCTACGGCCCGGCGGTCAGCGAGGAGTTGCTGCGCGAGGCCCTGCACCCCTTTGACACCGTGGTGATCGCCACCAAGGCCGGCCTGACCCGCACAGGCCCGAATATCTGGATTCCGCTGGGCCGCCCGGAGTACCTCAAGCAGCAGGCGTACCTCAGTTGCCGCCGCCTGGGGGTGGAGCGCATTGACCTGTGGCAGCTGCACCGCATTGACGCCAGTGTGCCGCGCGACGAGCAGTTCGGGGCCATCAAGGAACTGATGGACGAGGGCGTCATTCGCCACGCCGGGCTCTCGGAGGTCAGCGTGGAGGAGATTGAGGCTGCCCGCGCCGTGTTCCCGGTCGCCACCGTGCAGAACCTGTACAACCTCGTTCACCGCAAAAGCGAAGACGTGCTGGACTACTGCGAGCGCGAAGGCATCGGCTTTCTGCCGTGGTATCCGCTGGCGGCCGGCGGGTTGGCCCGGCCCGGCAGCGTGCTGAGCGAGGTGGCCGGGCGCCTGGGGGCCACGCCGTCGCAGGTGGCGCTGGCCTGGGTGCTGCGGCGCAGTCCGGTCATGCTGCCCATTCCGGGCACCGGCAAGCGCAAACACCTGGAAGAGAATGTGGCTGCCGCGCGCCTGACGCTCTCGGATGAGGATTTCCGGGCGCTGGATGAGGTGGGGCAGCAGGAGTGGGCCAAGCAGAGCGGGTAA